One stretch of Elephas maximus indicus isolate mEleMax1 chromosome 22, mEleMax1 primary haplotype, whole genome shotgun sequence DNA includes these proteins:
- the PPP2R2A gene encoding serine/threonine-protein phosphatase 2A 55 kDa regulatory subunit B alpha isoform isoform X2: protein MATLQSDIISTVEFNHSGELLATGDKGGRVVIFQQEQENKIQSHSRGEYNVYSTFQSHEPEFDYLKSLEIEEKINKIRWLPQKNAAQFLLSTNDKTIKLWKISERDKRPEGYNLKEEDGRYRDPTTVTTLRVPVFRPMDLMVEASPRRIFANAHTYHINSISINSDYETYLSADDLRINLWHLEITDRSFNIVDIKPANMEELTEVITAAEFHPNSCNTFVYSSSKGTIRLCDMRASALCDRHSKLFEEPEDPSNRSFFSEIISSISDVKFSHSGRYMMTRDYLSVKIWDLNMENRPVETYQVHEYLRSKLCSLYENDCIFDKFECCWNGSDSVVMTGSYNNFFRMFDRNTKRDITLEASRENNKPRTVLKPRKVCASGKRKKDEISVDSLDFNKKILHTAWHPKENIIAVATTNNLYIFQDKVN from the exons AACAAAATCCAGTCTCATAGCAGAGGAGAATATAATGTTTACAGCACCTTCCAGAGCCATGAACCAGAGTTTGACTACTTGAAAAGTttagaaatagaagaaaagatcaacaaaattaggTGGTTGCCGCAGAAAAATGCTGCTCAGTTTTTATTGTCTACCAATG ataaaacaataaaattatggaAAATCAGTGAAAGGGACAAAAGACCAGAAGGGTATAACTTGAAAGAGGAAGATGGAAGGTATAGAGATCCTACTACAGTTACTACACTACGA GTACCAGTCTTTAGGCCCATGGATCTAATGGTTGAGGCCAGTCCACGCAGAATATTTGCCAATGCTCATACATATCACATCAACTCTATTTCTATTAATAGTGATTATGAAACATATTTATCTGCAGATGATTTGCGGATTAATCTTTGGCATCTGGAAATTACGGATAGAAGTTTTA ATATCGTGGACATTAAGCCTGCCAATATGGAAGAGCTAACCGAGGTGATTACAGCAGCAGAATTCCATCCAAACAGCTGTAACACATTTGTATACAGCAGCAGTAAAGGAACTATTCGGTTATGTGACATGAGGGCATCTGCCCTCTGTGATAGACATTCTAAAT TGTTTGAAGAACCTGAAGATCCCAGTAACAGgtcatttttttctgaaatcaTCTCTTCTATTTCTGATGTAAAATTCAGCCACAGTGGTCGATATATGATGACTAGAGACTATTTGTCAGTCAAAATTTGGGACTTAAATATGGAAAACAGGCCTGTGGAAACATACCAG GTGCATGAATACCTCAGAAGTAAACTGTGTTCACTATATGAAAATGACTGCATATTTGACAAATTTGAATGTTGTTGGAATGGATCTGACAG TGTTGTCATGACTGGATCTTACAATAATTTCTTCAGAATGTTTGACAGGAACACAAAGCGAGACATAACCCTAGAAGCATCACGAGAAAACAATAAACCTCGTACGGTTCTGAAGCCACGCAAAGTCTGTGCAAGTGGCAAGCGAAAGAAAGATGAAATAAGTGTTGACAGCCTAGACTTCAACAAGAAAATACTTCATACAGCCTGGCACCCCAAGGAAAAtatcattgctgtagccactacAAACAATCTGTATATATttcaagacaaagtaaattaG